The genome window TGTACTTCTCTGCCAGCATCCAATGCTGCCCAGGCAATAATCTGTTTGAAAGTTTCCAGATCAACAGCGCCTGAACAAGAGTAAGTAGCCAGGATACCGCCTTTTTTCAGCAATAGCATTCCCAATCTATTTAAGTCTTTATAAGCACGTGCAGCTCTGTCTAAAGCAGATCTTGAAGGGGCGTATTTTGGTGGATCAAGGACGATCACGTCAAATAGTTTTCCATCTTCTTTGAAAACGCGCAATTGTTTATTTACGTCAGACTGTACGCTGGTCTGCTGATGTTCCATGAAGTCGTTTAAACCAAGGTTATGTTTTAAGGTTTCCATAGCCAGTGCTGAACTATCTACACTGGTTACATGTTTAGCGCCATGTTTTAGGCTATTTAAAGTGAATCCGCCACTGTAGCAGAAGCAATCCAGTACTTCTTTGTCTTTAGTATAAGCAGCAAGGATTTCACGGTTATCACGCTGATCGCAGTAAAAACCAGATTTCTGTCCATCTGCAATATTGATATGGTAGCGAACGCCATTTTCTTTAACCTCGATAAATTCCGGTGGAGTTTCTCCCCAGAGTAAACCCTGTGAAACTTCAAGATTTTCGTGAGTACGTGCATTGGCATCACTTTTATCAAAGATCCCGACTGGATTTAATTCAGCAATTAAAATTTCAATCAGTTCTGCTTTAACATTCTCCATTCCTGCGCTCAGGATTTGTAAAGAAAGATAATCTGCATATTTGTCAACGATCAGTCCAGGCAGGTAATCGGCCTCACTAAATACCAAACGGCAGGTATTTGTCTGCTGATCGCTCAGTAAGTGTGCGCGGGAAGCAATTGCATCTTTCAATCTCACTTCATACCAGGCTTTATCAATAATGTTGTCTTCTTCCCATTCCAATAAACGCACTGCTACGCGTGACTGGCCGTTATAATAGCCATAAGCTAAGAAGGACTGGTCGGCTGCAAGAACCTTGATTACCTCTCCATTCAATGGATTACCTTTAACTTTATCTATAGCTCCTGAAAATACCCAGGGGTGTTTTTGGTGGACGGCTTTTTCTTTGCCTTTTTTAAGTACAACATCAATCATGTTACAAAGGTAACAAAAAGCAATAGTCAACATAGGGCATTATAAGCTGAAGATTCGTAATTTTATCGGTGTACAAATACGAGATCGGATATGGAACCTATTGACTGGAATGATTTTGAGAAGGTCGAATTAAGAGCAGGCACAATTTTAGAAGTCCTGGATTTCCCTGAAGCCCGAAAACCGGCTTATAAAGTTAAGGTGGATTTTGGCGAATATGGACAGAAAATGAGCAGTGCGCAGATCACCGCTCACTACACTAAAGAAGAGCTGGTCGGCAAACAAATTGTTGGTGTGGTTAACTTCCCTAAAAAGCAGATTGGCAAGTTTATGTCAGAGTTTCTGGTCACTGGATTTGCGGATGAAGATGGAAGTATTGTATTGACAACGCTATTGGGAAAAGTACCCAATGGCAGTAAATTGTGTTAAACTAAATGAGTTATTATAATTTTTCTGAAGAAAAGGATCTGCCACAAGAAGATGAACATTATATGCGTCTTGCTTTGCAGGAAGCACAAATAGCTTTTGATCAGGAGGAAATTCCGATTGGGGCAATAGTCGTTTGTAAGGGCAGGATCGTTGGACGCGGACATAACCTTACTGAGCAGTTAAATGATGTCACTGCGCATGCAGAGATGCAGGCGTTTACCGCAGCAAGTTTATCATTGGGAGGTAAGTATCTGAAGGATTGCACACTTTATGTAACTGTGGAACCTTGTGTGATGTGTGCTGGTGCGGCTTACTGGACGCAGATCAGCAGGATCGTTTATGGCGCTTCGGAAGAGAAGCGTGGATTTACGAGTAAAAATGCTAATTTGCTGCATCCAAAAACGATCACACAAAAAGGAGTGCTGGCACTGGAATGTGCGCAATTGATGAAGCGTTTCTTTGAGAACAAACGAGGGTAAATGACAAAATACTGAACAATACTTAACCTCGAATGTTATCTTTGTGGACCATTAATTTTTAAACTTAAATATACAATAATATGGCTTTTGAATTACCTGCGTTACCTTACGCAACAGATGCATTAGAACCGCATATCGATAAAACTACCATGGAAATTCACCATGATAAACATCACCAGGCTTATGTTACTAATTTAAATAAAGCTTTAGAAGGTAAACCTGAGGCTTCTCAAAGTCTGGAAGAAATCGTTAAACACATTTCTAAGTTTCCAGCAGTAGTAAGAAACAATGGTGGTGGTCACTTTAACCACTCTTTGTTCTGGGAAGTTATGGGCCACAATAAAGGTGGTGAGCCAACAGGTGAATTAGCTGACGCAATTAAAGCTGCTTTCGGTTCTTTCGCTGATTTCAAAACTAAATTCGCTGAAGCAGGTGCTACACGTTTTGGTTCTGGATGGGCCTGGTTAAGCGTTGGTGCTGACCGTAAATTAGTTGTTTCTTCTACACCTAATCAGGATAATCCATTAATGGATATTGCTGAAGTTAAAGGTACTCCAATCTTAGGAATGGATGTTTGGGAACATGCTTACTACTTAAAATATCAAAACAAACGTCCTGATTATATCGCTGCATTCTGGAATGTAGTAAACTGGGATGCAGTTGCTGAACGTTTCAAAAAAGCATAAGCTTTAAGAAATCTTGAATAAAAAGGGCATGACTTCGGTTGTGCCCTTTTTTAATTTAAATGTAAATCTATCGGTGTTTCCTGGAAACTAATTGTTATTTTGGTAAACGATATACTGAATAACAGCCGTAACTTTATGAAGTCTTTAATCCCCGTATTCCTTCTTATCCTCCCGCTTTTTAGTGTTGGGCAGCAAATAGACAAAGATCTGGTTAGGGAGGCTGACCGGCTGATTCCAGAGATGCTGGAAATTTATAAGGTTCCCGGGCTTTCCGTTGCGATTGTGAAAGAAAATCAGGTGATCCTTTGCAAAGGATATGGATTATCGAATGTCGTGAAGAACAGTCCTTTTGACAAGAATACACCGGGGATGCTCGCTTCTGCCACTAAGTTTTTTACTAACCTCAGCGTTCTTAAAGCGGTGGAAAATGGCATAGTTGATCTGGATTTACCTTTGAAAACTTATATTCCGGGGGTAAGGTCAGATTGGGGGGATATTCCTTTATGGCGATTACTGAATCTGACTTCGGGCATCCCTTCAACAGATAAAACTCCTTTTGCCCAAATGAATGAAGAGCAGCAAAGAAAGCTGACTTACCGTCAATACTTTGATTTGATTAAGGATATGCCACTGGATTTTCAGCCCGGTACAAACTGGCGTTATCAGCAAACTACTTTTGCCATGATGGCGATGATTATCTCTGAGAAAACAGGTAAATCCTGGCAGGATATTGTACAGCAAAGCGTTTTGGATCCGGCAGGGATGAAACATACGCATCATCTGGAACAAATTAGTAACCCTGCTGATTTACCGGTCAATTATGAAGTGACAGGCGGGAGACCGTTACCCGCAAAATTCTTCTACCCCCTTGTGCAAAGTACTGGTGCTGGCTACAATACTACAGCAAGCGATATGGCTAATCTTTTTCTGACACTCAATAGTGGTAAAATAGTTCCCCTGAAGCTGATTGAAAGAGAAGTATTCGCTAAGAACAGGATCTATATACAAGACTCTGTTACCAATGAGGGCTATAGTATCGCTTCAGAAATTGAGTCTTATGGAGATTTCCAGACTATGGGGCATCCTGGTGGGATGGGGATAGCCGTAATCCGCTATTCACCTGATCAAAAGATTGGTGTGGCAGTTTTGGCGAATGAAAAAAATACAAGGATAGCAACCCTTTTAACTGATAAATTGTTAAACAGTCTATTAGGAGGAATTCCGCTAAAAAAGCAGAAAACGACAGTTGCTTATGCCATAAGGAGGGCGTTGTCCAGAACTAAGCTTAATGTGGAGCAGCTTCATAAAGAACTGAGTAGCCATAAGGATACCTATGATTTTACAAATGCAGAATCGGGTCTGAATTCCCTTGGCTATAGTTTGCTCCGGGATCAGCATATGGAAGATGATGCGCTTAAAGTCTTTGCGTTAAACGCCTTGCAATTCCCGCAGTCTGCTAATGTATATGACAGTCTCGGTGAATTATACTTAAAAATGGGGAATAAAAAACTGGCGATCATTAATTATGAAAAATGCCTCTCACTTAACTCAAAAAGCGAGACGGCATTAAAGGCACTTAAAGAACTCAAATCAGGCAATTAATTCAGGATAATGATGCGCTAAATTCCTACAATATCTTTTTTCTTTTTCTGCTTCATTGCTTTTGGGATGACCGCTAAGATCTCTTCTTTAAGCGCGTTCAGCATTCTTTTCTTGATATAGTTCTTGTGGGTTACTAAACTGATCTCACGAACTGGTTCAGGAGACTTAAATGTCCTTACTTTACTGAGTTGTTTAGGGGTTAATTCTGCTAAAGCCAGTTCAGGCAATAATGTAGCGCCATTATTCATGTCTACCATGCGGATCAATGTTTCTACACTTCCGGTGTTATAAGTCAAACCCTGTAAGCGATTATCTTTAGTCGATCTGCAAATATTAAGGACCTGAGAACGCATACAGTGACCTTCATTCAGCAACCAGATATTTTCATCTTCCAGATCGTTTGCATCGATGTTTTTCTTCTTAAAGAGTTTACTGTTTTTGCTGATATAGGTCACGAAATTCTCGTAGTACATCGGCATTTCTGTGATTGAATTATCACCAAGCGGAGTCGCTAATATTCCGCAGTCCAGTACACCTGTTTTAAGATGATGAATGATATCTTCGGTCGTATATTCCCAGATCAATAGCTTTAATTCAGGGTATTTTTCCATCATTGCAGCAATTACCTGTGGCAATAAGTAGGGAGCTACGGTAGGGATGATACCTACTTTAAGTTCGCCAACGATATCCTGCTGCTGACTGCTGATGATTTCTTTGACTTTTTGGCTTTCCTGAAGAATCAGGCGGGCCTGCTCAATAATCTGAGAGCCGATTTCTGTAGGGATAACAGGTTGTTTACTTCTGTCAAATATTTTAACATTCAACATTTCTTCCAGCTTCTGCACCTGCATACTCAGCGTTGGCTGGGTCACAAAGCACTTTTCGGCTGCGCCAACAAAGCTTCTGTATGTATCTACTGCTACAATATATTCTAGTTGAACTAAGGTCATATAGCTAAAGTTTATTTTCTTTTACAAATGTATAAACTTTAGTTATATGACGGCCAGCTAAAATTGACTAAATATGTTTAGCCAGAAAGTCCTGGTAAGCCAGGTGGATTCCTTGTTCCAGTTCCACCTGATGTTTCCATCCAAGGCTATGTAATTTCGATACATCCATTAATTTGCGGGGTGTACCATCTGGTTTTGTGCTGTCAAAAGTAAGTGCACCTTCAAATCCGGTTACTTTTTTGACCAGCAGTGCCAGATCTTTTATAGTTAAGTCCTCTCCGGTACCAATATTGATCAGGTGAGGTTCATTATAATTCTGCATTAAGAAATAACAGGCATTGGCCAGATCATCCGCAAATAAGAATTCGCGCATTGGTGAGCCTGATCCCCAGATCACGACTTCTGGTGTCCCGTTAACTTTTGCCTCATGAAACTTGCGGATTAACGCAGGCAGTACATGAGAGTTTTGAGGATGGTAATTGTCATTGTAACCATATAAGTTAGTCGGCATCACAGAAATAAAATTACAATTGTATTGTGCAC of Pedobacter cryoconitis contains these proteins:
- a CDS encoding class I SAM-dependent rRNA methyltransferase, with the protein product MIDVVLKKGKEKAVHQKHPWVFSGAIDKVKGNPLNGEVIKVLAADQSFLAYGYYNGQSRVAVRLLEWEEDNIIDKAWYEVRLKDAIASRAHLLSDQQTNTCRLVFSEADYLPGLIVDKYADYLSLQILSAGMENVKAELIEILIAELNPVGIFDKSDANARTHENLEVSQGLLWGETPPEFIEVKENGVRYHINIADGQKSGFYCDQRDNREILAAYTKDKEVLDCFCYSGGFTLNSLKHGAKHVTSVDSSALAMETLKHNLGLNDFMEHQQTSVQSDVNKQLRVFKEDGKLFDVIVLDPPKYAPSRSALDRAARAYKDLNRLGMLLLKKGGILATYSCSGAVDLETFKQIIAWAALDAGREVQIIKQFHQPEDHPVRISFPEGEYLKGLLLRVL
- a CDS encoding tRNA-binding protein, producing MEPIDWNDFEKVELRAGTILEVLDFPEARKPAYKVKVDFGEYGQKMSSAQITAHYTKEELVGKQIVGVVNFPKKQIGKFMSEFLVTGFADEDGSIVLTTLLGKVPNGSKLC
- a CDS encoding nucleoside deaminase; this encodes MSYYNFSEEKDLPQEDEHYMRLALQEAQIAFDQEEIPIGAIVVCKGRIVGRGHNLTEQLNDVTAHAEMQAFTAASLSLGGKYLKDCTLYVTVEPCVMCAGAAYWTQISRIVYGASEEKRGFTSKNANLLHPKTITQKGVLALECAQLMKRFFENKRG
- a CDS encoding superoxide dismutase yields the protein MAFELPALPYATDALEPHIDKTTMEIHHDKHHQAYVTNLNKALEGKPEASQSLEEIVKHISKFPAVVRNNGGGHFNHSLFWEVMGHNKGGEPTGELADAIKAAFGSFADFKTKFAEAGATRFGSGWAWLSVGADRKLVVSSTPNQDNPLMDIAEVKGTPILGMDVWEHAYYLKYQNKRPDYIAAFWNVVNWDAVAERFKKA
- a CDS encoding serine hydrolase translates to MKSLIPVFLLILPLFSVGQQIDKDLVREADRLIPEMLEIYKVPGLSVAIVKENQVILCKGYGLSNVVKNSPFDKNTPGMLASATKFFTNLSVLKAVENGIVDLDLPLKTYIPGVRSDWGDIPLWRLLNLTSGIPSTDKTPFAQMNEEQQRKLTYRQYFDLIKDMPLDFQPGTNWRYQQTTFAMMAMIISEKTGKSWQDIVQQSVLDPAGMKHTHHLEQISNPADLPVNYEVTGGRPLPAKFFYPLVQSTGAGYNTTASDMANLFLTLNSGKIVPLKLIEREVFAKNRIYIQDSVTNEGYSIASEIESYGDFQTMGHPGGMGIAVIRYSPDQKIGVAVLANEKNTRIATLLTDKLLNSLLGGIPLKKQKTTVAYAIRRALSRTKLNVEQLHKELSSHKDTYDFTNAESGLNSLGYSLLRDQHMEDDALKVFALNALQFPQSANVYDSLGELYLKMGNKKLAIINYEKCLSLNSKSETALKALKELKSGN
- a CDS encoding hydrogen peroxide-inducible genes activator, with translation MTLVQLEYIVAVDTYRSFVGAAEKCFVTQPTLSMQVQKLEEMLNVKIFDRSKQPVIPTEIGSQIIEQARLILQESQKVKEIISSQQQDIVGELKVGIIPTVAPYLLPQVIAAMMEKYPELKLLIWEYTTEDIIHHLKTGVLDCGILATPLGDNSITEMPMYYENFVTYISKNSKLFKKKNIDANDLEDENIWLLNEGHCMRSQVLNICRSTKDNRLQGLTYNTGSVETLIRMVDMNNGATLLPELALAELTPKQLSKVRTFKSPEPVREISLVTHKNYIKKRMLNALKEEILAVIPKAMKQKKKKDIVGI
- a CDS encoding GDP-L-fucose synthase family protein, which encodes MEKSAKIYIAGHRGMVGSAIHRKLLSEGYTNLVTRTSSELDLRNQQAVTDFFAAEKPDYVFLAAAKVGGIIANNTYRADFLYENLSIQNNVIHQAYETGVKKLMFLGSSCIYPKLAPQPLKEEYLLTGLLEETNEPYAIAKIAGIKLCDAYRAQYNCNFISVMPTNLYGYNDNYHPQNSHVLPALIRKFHEAKVNGTPEVVIWGSGSPMREFLFADDLANACYFLMQNYNEPHLINIGTGEDLTIKDLALLVKKVTGFEGALTFDSTKPDGTPRKLMDVSKLHSLGWKHQVELEQGIHLAYQDFLAKHI